The Anolis carolinensis isolate JA03-04 chromosome 2, rAnoCar3.1.pri, whole genome shotgun sequence genome has a window encoding:
- the znf475 gene encoding zinc finger protein 475: METALLKRALSKHYKTMPNAGKVIANVSTISCSKQVLTPVVPDRLPEVVGLNSVIKITSGKKRPGTVIVSKRSDTGGMSQDQWDRPVIPPRRPGFKVCYICGKEFGSQSLPIHEPQCLEKWHIENEQLPKHLRRPAPIKPQTLSGGSQGLMAENAAAAQSHQAQLLPCPNCGRTFLPNRLSVHQRSCKSKTSSGPSNYRSPKSTGYGPASSVSDKPAVIRRPPTVICYICGREYGTQSISIHEPQCLKKWHIENDQLPKHLRRPEPTKPVFQSIGAKGYYDLDALNESAWQNSQSQLVPCNICGRTFLPDRLIVHQRSCKPKTPK; the protein is encoded by the exons ATGGAAACTGCTCTATTGAAAAGGGCTTTAAGCAAGCATTACAAAACTATGCCAAATGCTGGAAAAGTCATTGCTAATGTCTCGACCATTTCATGTTCAAAACAAGTTTTGACACCTGTTGTGCCAGATCGTCTACCAGAGGTAGTAGGTTTAAATTCTGTCATTAAAATTACCTCCGGGAAGAAAAGACCTGGGACTGTAATAGTTTCCAAAAGATCAGATACTGGTGGCATGTCCCAGGATCAGTGGGATCGACCAGTAATTCCACCAAGAAGACCTGGCTTCAAGGTGTGCTATATCTGTGGTAAAGAGTTTGGCTCACAGTCACTTCCTATCCATGAGCCTCAATGTCTGGAAAAGTGGCACATTGAAAATGAGCAGTTACCAAAACATCTCAGAAGACCAGCACCCATCAAGCCTCAGACCCTTTCTGGAGGATCTCAGGGTCTGATGGCTGAAAATGCAGCTGCTGCTCAAAGTCACCAAGCTCAGCTCCTGCCTTGCCCAAATTGTGGCCGTACGTTCCTGCCCAATCGTCTCTCTGTGCACCAACGAAGTTGTAAATCAAAGACCAGTTCGGGTCCTTCCAACTATAGATCTCCCAAATCAACAGGTTATGGTCCAGCCTCTTCTGTTTCAGACAAG CCTGCAGTAATAAGGCGACCCCCAACTGTCATCTGTTACATATGTGGCCGTGAGTATGGAACTCAATCTATAAGCATCCATGAACCACAGTGTCTGAAAAAATGGCATATTGAGAATGATCAACTGCCAAAACATTTACGGAGACCTGAACCTACTAAGCCAGTTTTCCAATCCATAGGAG CCAAAGGTTACTATGATCTTGATGCTTTAAATGAGTCTGCTTGGCAAAATTCCCAGAGCCAGTTAGTTCCATGTAATATTTGTGGCCGTACCTTCTTGCCAGACAGACTGATCGTCCACCAGCGTTCATGTAAACCGAAGACACCAAAATAA